Genomic DNA from Candidatus Paceibacterota bacterium:
CAAATCTTTGTCGAAGCTTCTGCATCTTGCGAACAGCATTTATTCGCTCTATGACGTCGCAATGGACCTTGGGCTCATAGATAAAAAAGATCTTTCCCTTATGGAATCGGCGCTGAATGAACTGCTTTTGGAGATAAAAAAATTATAGTCCTCCCATAGCCTTTGAAACAAAAAAGACTCAGCGAGTCTTTTTTTTATCGGATCTATTTTCATTTCGCTCAGTCTCTTTGTTCGCCATCCCTGCTTTGCTCCGGGACCCGATCTTCTCTCTCGCCGGATGTTTCCTTCCGGATCTCTTCATTATTATTTTCATCCACCCTGTTGTAATTCTCATTATCGCTGTTTTCCATTATCTTTTCAACAACACCATCCGCCGCTTCGAGTTCTATCTTTGCATTTTCAACAAACATTTCGGCATCACCGTATCTGCCGTCATTCAAAGCGCCTTGGGCTTTGGACATGAATCCATCAAATGATCCGAATGTATCCTGAGCCAAAACGATCCCCTTCTCCGAACTGTTTTTTATGATATTCTCCTTTTCCTCCGCAAGACCCGCAATATCTTCCGATATCTCTTTATTACTTTCTTCAATTTTATCTTTTTCATCCATATTATCCTTTATAACCTTCTTCTCATCGTTGATCGCCTGAAAAGATTCATTCCTCCTGATGACCAGATTTTTTCTTTCGTCCTTGATCCCATTCAGCTCACCTTCAAGCTTCTGGAGATTTTCTTCATCCCCGGTTTTCTTTGTTTCGCGCATCTGCTCTTTTATGGCCGACTCCTGATCCTTTAAACTATCGGCTTGGGATTTGAAGGTCTCCTCGAGCTCTTTTTTCTGCTCATTGAACGCGCTGTTAATATTTCTTGCCAGATCCTCGGCGTCGGTTTCTTTCTTCTTGTCACTGATCGCATCTGCGGCCTTGCTGGTATTATATTGAAGTCTTGATATCGCCTGGTCCAGACCCTTCGGTTCAACGCCTTTTTTTGAAAGTATCTCTTTTATTTCTGAAACTCGTTCCGCCGCAAATGACGCATGGAGCTTTGCCTTCGTCTCGGAATTGAATGAAACGGAATAGCGAAGGTCCTCGGTCAACAGTTTTATGGAATAAAGAGAATCTCCGGGCAAGCTTTCTTGCGACGCCAGCGCGATCCCCGTACCGGCAAAAACAACGAGCAACGAAACCGCGGCAACCCTCACAAATTTCGGATTTGTCTTCAGGCTTCCGAACGGAAAGTCCTTCATCTTCCCGGAGATGATCCTGACCACTTCGGATATCACGTTCCTTTTTTCGACTTGGACCTCCTCATTGGCAGGATTTTGCCGGATATGTTCTTCCAGGTCCGACCTTAATGACATTAAAAATTGCTCGTTTTCAAGCTCTCTGCCGGCCGCTCTCAATTGTTTTTTAAATTTATGATCTTCAAACATATTTTTTCTTTATCTCGTTCTTAATGTATTTAATGCTTCTGTGGATGATGACGTTTATGCTGTTCTTTGACCTTCCTGTCATGTCGCTTATCTCTTTTACGCTGAAATCATTTACGTACCTGAAAATTATGATCTGCCGGTGCTCATCGCTCAGCTCAAAAAGAAACTCCTCGATCAAGCTCCTGTTTATATTGTTTTCGGTTTCCCTGGACTG
This window encodes:
- a CDS encoding DUF5667 domain-containing protein, whose product is MFEDHKFKKQLRAAGRELENEQFLMSLRSDLEEHIRQNPANEEVQVEKRNVISEVVRIISGKMKDFPFGSLKTNPKFVRVAAVSLLVVFAGTGIALASQESLPGDSLYSIKLLTEDLRYSVSFNSETKAKLHASFAAERVSEIKEILSKKGVEPKGLDQAISRLQYNTSKAADAISDKKKETDAEDLARNINSAFNEQKKELEETFKSQADSLKDQESAIKEQMRETKKTGDEENLQKLEGELNGIKDERKNLVIRRNESFQAINDEKKVIKDNMDEKDKIEESNKEISEDIAGLAEEKENIIKNSSEKGIVLAQDTFGSFDGFMSKAQGALNDGRYGDAEMFVENAKIELEAADGVVEKIMENSDNENYNRVDENNNEEIRKETSGEREDRVPEQSRDGEQRD